Within the Hippoglossus stenolepis isolate QCI-W04-F060 chromosome 2, HSTE1.2, whole genome shotgun sequence genome, the region tatatgtaatatgtatGGAACACCAGGAATTATTTGACCTGACATCTGTTCAagttctttttccttttctcagcTCGGACCTAATACAAAAATTATTTCTCAACTAAACTTTAGATCTGTTGTTGACCCATAACTGAGGACAGCACATACAAACCCCAGGTGTAAATGCAAAGGGTGTGACTCGTCTAATCATTacctatgtatatatatatatatatagtttaagTGGATGGTGTTTGTATTTGCAAgcgcaactgtgtgtgtgtttgtgtgtgtgtgtttgttttgtgtgtccctctgtgaatcagggtcagtgtgtatgtgtcctcGCTCATGtaggtgtgcgtgtgttcatCATCGCGTGCCactcctctcacacactcccATTCTGAGCAGATGGAATGCCTGAGCACGCCGTGGCATTACATCAGCGGCACGATTAGTTCTGTAACCTGACACAGGCCTCGCAGccctccgcctctctctctctctctctctctctctctctgttcatgtctctctctctctctctctctctgttcatgtctctctctccccccagaggaggaagtggtgcATGGTGTCGATTAGGCAGCAAGGAAGCATCGCTCTTCCCTGAGCAGACACCCCTGCCTGCCATGCAAAGCACAGAGCAGCCACAGACTGATTAGGCAgcaaagcaataaaaaaaaaataagcagcGTGCCTGCCTGGCATGTTAAGTAAGGCCTTTTGGCGTCTGAGTCAAAATAATTAGATCACCGTGAAATAGCGACGGCTGCTCAGGCGTCAAGCGAATGCGTTAGCAGACATGTATGTTTTTCCAAGCATACTCAGCCCACAGGGTGTTTACTGCCATCagaacacatgcacatgctccACAAGTGGCTTGAAATGCTGGCAAAAACATGACATGCTAGATTATACCACCAAAACGTACGTGCACTCACATCATTAGCTTTGCATGACCTTGTATGAATTTTGATTAACTCTAAAGCCTACCTCAAAGGAATGTACCTGTAAATAGCACATACAATGCACATGAGATTATTTGcatctttgtttatttcatgtctttcaatcgtgttttttttcctctcagaaaAAATGACTCCACATGACCTGTCCGCACCGCCCTCTCCAGCCATGGACCCAGAGGAGGTCCGCTTGAGGAAGATGAACCGCAGGGCAAAGGTCATTCAGGAGCTTGTGCAGACTGAGAAGGACTACCTCACAGACCTGGAGCTGTGCATCAGAGAGGTGGTGCAGCCTCTACGGAACATGCAGGTAGTTGTTGCCTCCAGGTTGTCTTTTTATCCTGGTCTGTTTGCGTGTTTGTTGGCTGcttagttggttggttggctgcttggttggttggttggttggttggttggttggttggttggttggctggttggcTGGTTGGCTGGTTAGTTAGTTGCTTGGCtggttggttgtttgtgtgtttgtttgtttggcttgtCAGTTAATTGGTAaattttggcacagatctggACAAGGGGAGGATCCAGAaatttttgtttactttctttaacataacGTGATAGAGCATTTTTTGACGATGGatattgataaaaacaaacgaGCGTATTTAGGGGACAGACATACTCTGGATCTCGTTAATTTGTTTGCGTGTTACTAAGTTACATTcaagtgtttgttattgttgtatCTAGCAATAACCTTTATTTGAATAaatctacatttaaaaatgtcaacactAGTGCTCCACTAATTGCAAATGAGTTGATGTTAAACATGTCACTTGCTCATGTGGAACGCTAGATCTTGCCGACCGTACAATATAAACATATTCCATATCTCTAACCTAATTTCTGACAATAACCTCATCATGAAAATAACCGTAATTCACACACTGATCAGCTAtacattgtttttcaaagaatTATGAGAATAAGATAAAAATTAAGGTACATtctacaaacaaataaagattcAGAAGTCAACACTGAAATATCCAAATTAAGTTTGACCTCATAGGTTAATTAACATTAATCATAGTTTATTTTTTAGAGTAATTAAGGAATCAATTTAATTGACATTTAGGCATGAGTATTCTTTTGAGTTCTCTATGGGAAACAGCTGGTCAAAGTcatgttttacagtttccttATGTTCTGTCAGGTTGTGGATATCGATCGGCTGTTCACCAACATGGAGACATTGTGTGAAGTATCTGCAGCTCTCCTTCACAGACTGCATGAGGCCCTGGCTGACCCTGATCCAGAAGCAGTTGTTATAGGTACTAACATTTTCACTCTTGGCTGATTTGATACTTGTTAAAATTTTACTTCATCTGGATCATTTTAGACAAAAAGTATCTCACGTCCCACTTTTTATTTGAAGGAGAAGTATTCATCCAGGCGAAGGCAGCTTTAGAAGATGTATATAAGATTTACTGTTACCATCACGATGACGCCAACACGTCGCTCAAATCGtatgagaaagaggaagaaataaagcAACATTTCACCACATGTGTATTGGCACTGAAGTAAGTGAAGTCACTTCCTCTAAATAATCGTCacatcatttcaaacttaacTTCCCTAAAATTCTAAATGTTGTGA harbors:
- the arhgef38 gene encoding rho guanine nucleotide exchange factor 38 isoform X2, encoding MDPKEAIGGEKEKEKEKEKGIKRRNRPVFLRYLERRKTDTIVDDDMAKGDFNLGTLVRRSQSDKTEYSAKLKEKMTPHDLSAPPSPAMDPEEVRLRKMNRRAKVIQELVQTEKDYLTDLELCIREVVQPLRNMQVVDIDRLFTNMETLCEVSAALLHRLHEALADPDPEAVVIGEVFIQAKAALEDVYKIYCYHHDDANTSLKSYEKEEEIKQHFTTCVLALK